A single region of the Lusitaniella coriacea LEGE 07157 genome encodes:
- the uvrA gene encoding excinuclease ABC subunit UvrA, translated as MTRPIDLSDSLDTIASNGKPTNPRNKICIRGARQHNLKNIDLELPRDRLIVFTGVSGSGKSSLAFDTIFAEGQRRYVESLSAYARQFLGQLNKPDVDAIEGLSPAISIDQKSTSHNPRSTVGTVTEIYDYLRLLFGRAGEPHCPHCDRNIAPQTIDEMCDRVMELPERTRFHILAPVVRGKKGTHKKLLSGLSGEGFVRVRVNSEVRELSDLIELDKNYTHTIEVVIDRAIVKPGAEERLADSLSTCLKRSGGIAIIQVLNDTSEKVSASRPDSKYIATDEKNEAISPQEIPQEIVFSENFACPEHGAVIEELSPRLFSFNSPYGACPHCHGLGNLRKFSPNLVIPNPKAPVYAAIAPWSDKDNSYYLSLLYSLGLTYNFELQTPWQKLTPEQQRVILYGSDEPIFFTSDSRGGKQDGYYRNYAGALNILERQYKETSSETYKQKLEQYIVNQTCEVCDGKRLKPETLSVRLGQRNIDELTSVPIRDALQRINTLQLTPRQALIGDLALKEIRARLQFLLDVGLDYLTLDRAAMTLSGGEAQRIRLATQIGAGLTGVLYVLDEPSIGLHQRDNGRLLNTLKKLRDLGNTLIVVEHDEETIRNADQIIDIGPKAGIHGGEIVCQGNLETLLTTEASLTGAYLSGRSSIATPTERRKGNGRALTLIDCHRNNLQHIDVKIPLGKLVCITGVSGSGKSTLVEELLYPALKHHLTKKTPFPANLGRVKGLDAIDKAIVIDQSPIGRTPRSNPATYTGVFDPIRAIFAETIEAKARGYKQGQFSFNVKGGRCEACGGQGVNVIEMNFLPDVYVQCEICKGARYNRETLQVKYKGHSISDVLNMTVEEATEVFQNIPRAFNRLQTLVDVGLGYIKLGQPAPTLSGGEAQRVKLATELSRRATGKTLYLIDEPTTGLSFYDVHHLLNVLQRLVDKGNSVLVIEHNLDVIRCADWVIDLGPEGGDRGGEIIALGTPEDIATQENSYTGMYLKQVLQQHPPVI; from the coding sequence ATGACTCGCCCAATCGATCTGTCTGACTCCCTCGATACTATCGCCAGCAACGGCAAACCAACAAATCCGCGCAACAAGATTTGCATTCGCGGCGCGAGACAGCACAACCTGAAGAATATCGATCTCGAACTGCCGCGCGATCGTTTGATTGTTTTTACCGGAGTTTCCGGTTCGGGTAAATCCTCCCTCGCCTTCGATACGATTTTTGCGGAGGGACAGCGACGCTATGTGGAGTCTTTGAGTGCCTACGCGCGCCAGTTTTTGGGACAATTGAATAAGCCCGATGTAGATGCCATTGAGGGGTTGAGTCCCGCAATTTCCATCGATCAGAAATCCACCTCCCATAATCCCCGCTCTACAGTGGGAACGGTGACGGAGATTTACGACTACTTGCGCCTGCTCTTTGGGCGGGCGGGAGAACCCCACTGTCCCCACTGCGATCGCAATATTGCCCCCCAAACCATTGATGAAATGTGCGATCGCGTGATGGAACTTCCCGAACGAACCCGCTTCCACATTCTCGCGCCTGTGGTACGAGGAAAAAAGGGGACGCACAAGAAGCTTCTCTCCGGTTTAAGCGGCGAAGGATTTGTGCGAGTAAGGGTGAATTCTGAGGTTCGAGAACTCTCAGATTTAATCGAATTGGATAAAAATTATACACACACCATTGAAGTGGTCATCGATCGCGCGATCGTGAAACCCGGAGCAGAAGAGCGTTTGGCAGACTCCCTTTCCACCTGTTTGAAACGATCTGGTGGAATTGCGATCATACAAGTATTAAATGATACATCTGAGAAGGTATCCGCGTCGCGACCTGATAGTAAGTATATAGCAACCGACGAAAAAAATGAAGCTATTTCCCCACAAGAAATCCCCCAAGAAATCGTCTTTTCAGAAAACTTTGCTTGTCCCGAACATGGCGCAGTCATTGAAGAATTATCCCCTCGTTTATTCTCCTTTAACTCCCCCTATGGCGCTTGTCCCCATTGCCACGGATTGGGAAATTTGCGTAAATTTTCTCCCAATCTTGTGATTCCCAATCCCAAAGCGCCCGTTTATGCCGCGATCGCGCCCTGGTCGGATAAAGACAACTCCTACTACCTCTCCCTCCTCTACAGCCTCGGACTCACCTACAACTTCGAGCTACAAACCCCCTGGCAAAAACTCACCCCAGAACAGCAACGGGTCATCCTCTACGGCAGCGACGAACCCATCTTCTTCACCAGCGACTCGCGCGGCGGCAAACAGGACGGCTACTATCGCAACTATGCCGGAGCCTTAAACATCCTGGAGCGGCAATATAAAGAAACCTCCTCCGAAACCTACAAACAAAAACTCGAACAATACATCGTCAACCAAACCTGCGAAGTCTGCGACGGTAAGCGCCTCAAACCCGAAACCCTTTCTGTTCGCTTGGGACAGCGCAACATCGACGAACTCACCAGCGTTCCCATCCGCGACGCATTGCAGCGAATTAACACCCTCCAATTAACGCCTCGCCAAGCCTTAATTGGGGATTTAGCCCTCAAAGAAATTAGAGCAAGATTGCAATTTCTGCTCGATGTCGGTTTAGATTACCTCACCCTCGATCGTGCGGCAATGACTCTCTCCGGGGGAGAAGCCCAGCGCATCCGCCTTGCCACCCAAATTGGCGCGGGACTCACCGGAGTGTTATACGTCCTCGACGAACCCAGCATCGGATTGCACCAACGAGACAACGGACGCTTGCTCAACACCCTCAAAAAACTGCGAGATTTAGGCAACACGTTAATCGTTGTCGAACACGACGAAGAAACCATTCGCAACGCCGACCAAATCATTGATATTGGCCCTAAAGCAGGCATTCATGGGGGCGAAATTGTCTGTCAAGGAAACCTCGAAACCCTCCTAACGACCGAAGCTTCACTTACCGGGGCGTATCTTTCCGGGCGCAGTTCCATTGCCACCCCCACAGAACGCAGAAAAGGTAACGGACGCGCCTTAACCCTCATCGACTGCCATCGCAACAACCTGCAACACATTGATGTAAAAATTCCCCTAGGGAAATTGGTTTGCATTACCGGAGTTTCCGGTTCGGGAAAATCTACCTTAGTCGAAGAACTGCTTTATCCGGCACTGAAACATCACCTCACAAAAAAAACGCCCTTTCCTGCAAATCTCGGCAGAGTCAAAGGACTAGACGCGATCGATAAAGCCATCGTCATCGATCAATCTCCCATCGGCAGAACCCCCCGTTCCAATCCCGCCACCTACACCGGAGTCTTCGATCCCATTCGCGCCATCTTTGCCGAAACAATCGAAGCAAAAGCGAGGGGTTACAAACAAGGGCAATTTTCCTTCAATGTTAAAGGCGGACGTTGCGAAGCCTGCGGGGGACAAGGAGTTAATGTCATTGAAATGAACTTTCTCCCAGACGTTTACGTACAGTGCGAAATTTGCAAAGGCGCAAGGTATAACCGCGAAACCTTACAGGTGAAATACAAAGGTCACTCGATTTCCGACGTTCTCAACATGACCGTTGAAGAAGCAACAGAAGTCTTTCAAAACATTCCCCGCGCCTTCAATCGCTTGCAAACTTTAGTCGATGTGGGATTGGGTTACATCAAATTGGGACAACCCGCGCCCACCCTATCCGGCGGAGAAGCCCAACGGGTTAAACTCGCAACCGAATTGTCTCGCCGCGCTACAGGAAAAACTCTCTACTTAATCGACGAACCGACAACGGGATTATCTTTCTACGACGTTCACCACTTATTGAATGTTTTACAGCGATTAGTAGATAAGGGAAATTCTGTTTTAGTCATCGAACATAATTTAGATGTAATTCGTTGCGCGGATTGGGTTATCGATTTGGGCCCTGAAGGTGGCGATCGCGGGGGAGAAATTATTGCATTGGGAACGCCGGAGGACATTGCAACTCAGGAAAATTCTTATACCGGAATGTATTTAAAACAAGTTCTGCAACAGCATCCGCCCGTCATATAA
- a CDS encoding response regulator transcription factor has translation MPLSILVAEDNPGIRLAVCDYLELSGYSAIAAENGEQALSLLETYRPHLIVADIKMPRKDGYELVKQVRHRPEFRLLPVIFLTERNSTKERIRGYQVGCDLYLPKPFEMEELGAVIRNLLERSQIVQSEMRFSSKETPVIAETASMVSPTLNEQSPTVDLTNREQQVLDLVATGLSNIEIGNQLHLSPRTVEKYVSSLLRKTETSNRAELVRFSLEHHLIH, from the coding sequence ATGCCACTATCGATTTTAGTTGCTGAAGATAACCCAGGAATCCGTTTGGCTGTTTGCGATTATCTAGAATTATCTGGCTATTCCGCGATCGCGGCAGAAAATGGAGAACAGGCACTCTCTCTCCTGGAAACCTATCGACCGCACTTGATTGTTGCCGATATCAAAATGCCGCGCAAAGATGGCTACGAACTGGTGAAACAAGTGCGCCATCGTCCGGAATTTCGCTTGCTTCCCGTCATTTTTTTGACCGAACGGAACAGTACAAAAGAGCGGATTCGCGGCTACCAAGTGGGTTGCGATCTCTATCTTCCAAAACCCTTTGAAATGGAAGAATTAGGAGCAGTAATCCGCAATTTATTAGAGCGCTCGCAAATCGTTCAATCGGAGATGCGCTTCTCTTCAAAAGAGACTCCTGTTATTGCTGAAACTGCTTCGATGGTTTCGCCAACCTTAAATGAACAGTCCCCAACCGTCGATTTAACCAACCGAGAGCAGCAAGTTCTCGATTTAGTGGCAACGGGTCTTTCTAATATTGAAATTGGAAATCAATTACACTTGAGTCCCAGGACTGTTGAAAAGTACGTCAGTTCTCTCTTGAGAAAGACAGAAACGAGCAATCGCGCCGAACTCGTCCGTTTTTCCCTGGAACATCATTTAATTCATTAA
- a CDS encoding cupin domain-containing protein, translated as MGSIAEIEIHLLESIQGGMAQFYTPQSSNETMLVQIPPGAIDKLFVHRFQTDQLLVVRESFVLVVLHNRQYRYVYLSETQPQAVKIPPGVPHGAINLNSRPCLVVNAVLRHGAPHPKDYRPIEPPFPYDLERVRTLLKGNPKIPQTMV; from the coding sequence ATGGGATCGATCGCGGAAATTGAAATTCACCTCCTAGAATCGATTCAGGGAGGAATGGCGCAGTTTTATACCCCCCAGTCCAGCAACGAAACAATGCTCGTGCAAATTCCCCCAGGCGCAATCGATAAATTATTCGTGCATCGGTTTCAGACCGACCAACTCTTAGTCGTGCGAGAAAGCTTCGTGCTGGTTGTCTTGCACAATCGCCAATATCGCTACGTTTATTTGAGCGAAACACAACCCCAAGCCGTTAAAATTCCTCCAGGCGTTCCCCACGGTGCAATCAACTTGAATTCTCGACCGTGCTTGGTGGTGAATGCCGTTCTCCGTCACGGCGCACCGCATCCTAAAGATTACCGTCCCATCGAACCGCCGTTTCCCTACGATTTAGAGCGTGTGAGAACCTTATTAAAAGGAAATCCCAAAATTCCTCAAACAATGGTTTGA
- a CDS encoding aromatic ring-hydroxylating dioxygenase subunit alpha translates to MQTQTFNHPTAFIAGWYWALPSCELKRSQVKPVTLLGKDLAIYRNADGKAIAIDAYCPHMGAHFAEGTVDGKGLRCFFHNWKFDEQGNCIDVPCLGKALPLQIKTWHTAERYGMIWVWVGKDIPQQPLPYVPELKYDECDALLGSRFLKNCHPNVVMINAIDAHHFNTVHKLPFEIIFDKQELNKNAITFRNTTRGGEKSWFIKLIRPLYKKEITYQMCYWYGSTGTVTVGPDFFHFHIMFALRLRENGKTEGQTILIAKKRSGLGGWLFNRAVLWLTKLVANYFAKGDTQVFQSIQFNLKTPTKADQSIVQFIQHVEGQEGLTWGSWETYSPPQSLEIRPPCLKVCTPNEIV, encoded by the coding sequence ATGCAAACTCAAACTTTCAATCATCCCACCGCCTTCATTGCCGGATGGTATTGGGCGCTTCCCTCCTGCGAACTCAAACGCAGTCAAGTTAAGCCCGTCACCCTTTTAGGAAAAGACCTTGCTATTTACCGCAACGCTGATGGGAAAGCCATTGCTATCGATGCCTACTGTCCCCACATGGGCGCGCATTTTGCCGAGGGAACCGTAGATGGGAAAGGCTTGCGCTGCTTTTTCCACAACTGGAAATTTGACGAGCAAGGTAATTGTATCGACGTTCCTTGTTTGGGTAAAGCGCTACCCTTGCAAATCAAAACTTGGCACACCGCCGAGCGATATGGAATGATTTGGGTTTGGGTGGGGAAAGACATCCCGCAACAGCCACTTCCCTACGTTCCAGAACTGAAATACGACGAATGCGATGCTCTCCTTGGCTCTCGCTTCCTCAAAAACTGCCACCCCAATGTGGTCATGATTAATGCCATTGACGCACACCATTTTAATACGGTTCATAAACTGCCTTTTGAAATTATTTTTGACAAGCAGGAACTTAATAAAAACGCAATTACCTTTCGCAATACGACCAGAGGCGGCGAAAAATCCTGGTTTATCAAACTGATTCGTCCTCTTTACAAAAAGGAAATTACCTACCAAATGTGTTATTGGTATGGCAGCACCGGAACGGTAACAGTCGGCCCGGATTTCTTTCATTTTCACATCATGTTTGCCCTCCGCTTGCGAGAAAACGGAAAGACGGAAGGACAAACAATTTTAATCGCGAAAAAACGTTCTGGACTGGGGGGATGGTTGTTCAACCGCGCAGTGTTGTGGTTAACGAAACTCGTTGCCAACTACTTTGCCAAAGGCGATACCCAAGTTTTCCAATCCATCCAATTTAATTTAAAAACGCCGACAAAAGCCGACCAATCTATCGTGCAGTTTATCCAACACGTCGAAGGGCAAGAAGGACTGACCTGGGGCAGTTGGGAAACTTACTCACCACCTCAATCCCTAGAGATTCGTCCGCCCTGCTTAAAGGTGTGTACACCCAACGAGATTGTATAA
- a CDS encoding SDR family oxidoreductase, which yields MKSVLITGCSSGFGRGMVDEFLQRGWHVFCTMRDAQQRKDILAEPLKNYGQHITLLSLDLTEPEQRDAVFKEVSQYGRLDCLVNNAGQSLFGALEDLGEEQFLYHMEVNFLAPALLTRSFLPLLRESQGSVIFISSIFGFAGFPLTSAYCASKYALEGFAESLYYELEPHNVRVAVVEPGASRTNFGKNVTWGSGTTKVYRQQTENYHNFKARLSQRAQFNTPLVARRVADIAEKESQSLLSPRSHLRCGSARSRVGRDATLFYWFERLLPKQLSTAILKQLYRRIFY from the coding sequence ATGAAATCCGTTTTAATTACCGGGTGTTCTTCGGGATTTGGTCGCGGGATGGTGGATGAGTTTCTTCAGCGAGGATGGCACGTCTTCTGTACGATGCGCGATGCCCAACAGCGCAAAGATATTCTTGCTGAACCGCTTAAAAACTACGGACAACATATCACGCTACTCTCGTTGGATCTTACCGAACCCGAACAACGGGATGCTGTATTTAAGGAAGTCTCTCAGTACGGACGCTTGGATTGTTTGGTGAATAATGCGGGACAAAGTTTGTTTGGGGCGTTGGAGGATTTAGGGGAAGAACAATTTCTCTATCACATGGAGGTTAATTTTCTTGCCCCTGCATTGTTGACTCGTTCTTTTCTGCCTTTGTTGCGTGAATCTCAGGGCAGCGTTATTTTCATCTCCTCTATTTTTGGCTTTGCGGGGTTCCCCCTCACCTCAGCCTATTGCGCTAGTAAGTATGCTTTGGAAGGGTTTGCCGAGAGTTTGTACTACGAACTCGAACCCCACAATGTTCGCGTTGCGGTGGTGGAACCGGGGGCAAGTCGAACTAATTTTGGTAAAAACGTCACTTGGGGAAGTGGCACAACAAAAGTTTATCGCCAGCAGACCGAGAATTACCATAATTTTAAAGCCCGACTTAGCCAACGCGCTCAGTTTAATACGCCTTTGGTTGCGCGACGGGTTGCTGATATTGCTGAGAAAGAGAGTCAAAGTTTGTTAAGTCCGCGATCGCATCTCCGATGCGGCTCTGCGAGATCGCGCGTCGGTCGAGATGCAACCCTATTCTACTGGTTTGAGCGACTCTTGCCGAAACAACTCAGTACCGCAATCTTAAAACAGCTCTATCGGCGCATCTTCTATTAA
- a CDS encoding ferritin-like domain-containing protein, producing the protein MRQLYKTAGLDLPHASESDKLHRVLSSAIQHRCRIHPTTSTALLANPLVETQEFQRTTESNCYAYWNAQHFNLHNTRIFQQATPEEQTLILRVASQGLLEEAYFIEKAGVGYMAKMVMLSETTEERMLYALFSADETYHLAQIMRFLPHHQPAGTDDAFLRFLADLVENEDKTVILFVLQVVLEGWGLSHYRTLAKGCQHPEFAQVLTGFLADESRHHATGVTLFKQHPLSPNSRKVIVETLAYFLQMIQVGPQRVVAAIEQVLGPLSRYQKIQLFEELETETHSGTRLALLHSLIGKETAGTILQDLEARNAFRPLPAYLCA; encoded by the coding sequence ATGCGTCAACTTTATAAAACAGCAGGTCTTGATTTACCCCACGCCTCAGAATCCGATAAACTCCATCGCGTCCTCTCTTCAGCCATCCAACACCGATGTCGCATCCATCCAACAACCTCCACTGCATTGCTTGCTAACCCCCTAGTAGAAACGCAAGAATTCCAGCGCACAACAGAATCGAATTGCTACGCTTACTGGAATGCCCAACACTTCAACCTCCACAACACCCGTATTTTTCAACAAGCCACCCCTGAAGAACAAACCCTAATTCTCCGAGTTGCCAGTCAAGGATTGCTAGAAGAAGCCTACTTCATTGAAAAAGCCGGAGTGGGTTATATGGCAAAAATGGTCATGCTCTCCGAAACGACCGAAGAACGGATGTTGTATGCCCTCTTTAGTGCTGACGAAACCTACCATCTCGCCCAAATCATGCGCTTCCTCCCCCATCACCAACCCGCAGGGACGGACGATGCCTTTCTCCGCTTTCTCGCGGACTTAGTTGAAAATGAAGATAAAACTGTCATTCTCTTCGTTTTGCAAGTCGTTCTTGAAGGATGGGGACTCAGCCACTATCGCACCCTCGCAAAAGGTTGCCAGCATCCAGAATTTGCCCAGGTATTAACCGGTTTTCTTGCTGATGAGTCTCGCCATCACGCCACTGGCGTAACCCTCTTCAAACAACATCCCCTCTCTCCCAACAGCCGCAAAGTGATTGTTGAAACCCTCGCCTACTTCTTACAAATGATTCAAGTGGGCCCACAACGGGTGGTTGCTGCGATTGAACAGGTTTTAGGGCCTCTCTCTCGCTATCAAAAAATTCAACTATTTGAAGAACTCGAAACGGAAACCCATAGCGGGACTCGTTTGGCCCTTCTCCATTCCTTAATTGGCAAAGAAACGGCTGGAACCATCCTACAAGACCTCGAAGCCCGGAATGCCTTTCGACCCCTCCCGGCGTATTTGTGTGCTTAG
- a CDS encoding P-aminobenzoate N-oxygenase AurF codes for MFDEPHTNTLLENSLVCRKLQLNYQRNRKQDCTERLDAAAAKFRYEDCKDEYWNPIEFSLLYGTLLWEQASETQRILLNQLYWVAYYSQIISAEIATIFFNQTSAAGLYGQEDFRLVCDMLDLESSQERAHINAFKTISEQVEAHLFGKRIFTYAMRTPFTQTMIYANTNALKTAWKKLQLHGFGLLSADNTFLACQYFTVRGLRTLNGKLVQHKLSSYYQNHSDKENAPVPSKISYYHFMDESFHFNSSTILSHDILNCIAPPTHFERFIANLGIKGCQKDHYHFSVAINGIFWYDPALYSTIYRILRSRVFGMEPSEAIEMMEACFTQETEGLHRSYQTHREAVESYKVYLEPVGYGWKENKEMAVMGSNSIRQYLTLQQRKFSAARRTLLQSSQD; via the coding sequence ATGTTTGACGAACCTCACACCAATACCCTCCTCGAAAATTCCCTCGTTTGCCGCAAGTTGCAACTCAACTATCAGCGCAATCGCAAGCAAGATTGTACCGAACGCCTCGATGCGGCTGCGGCTAAATTTCGCTACGAAGATTGCAAGGATGAATATTGGAACCCCATTGAATTTTCTCTCCTCTACGGTACGCTCTTATGGGAACAGGCGAGCGAGACACAACGCATTCTTCTCAATCAGTTGTATTGGGTTGCTTATTATTCGCAAATTATTTCTGCGGAAATTGCGACGATTTTCTTCAATCAAACCAGTGCGGCGGGACTTTACGGACAGGAAGATTTTCGTTTAGTCTGCGATATGTTGGACTTGGAATCATCGCAAGAACGGGCGCACATCAATGCCTTTAAAACGATTTCCGAGCAGGTGGAAGCTCATCTATTTGGCAAGCGAATCTTTACTTATGCGATGCGAACGCCTTTCACCCAGACGATGATTTATGCTAATACAAATGCGTTAAAAACTGCGTGGAAAAAATTGCAACTTCATGGGTTTGGATTGCTTTCTGCGGATAATACATTCCTCGCTTGTCAATATTTTACCGTGCGCGGATTGAGAACGCTTAATGGCAAATTGGTTCAACACAAACTGAGTAGTTATTACCAAAATCATTCCGATAAAGAGAATGCCCCCGTTCCGTCTAAAATCTCTTATTACCATTTTATGGATGAGAGTTTTCACTTTAATAGTTCGACGATTCTCTCCCACGATATTCTAAATTGTATTGCGCCCCCAACTCATTTTGAACGGTTTATTGCTAATTTAGGAATTAAAGGCTGTCAAAAGGATCACTACCATTTTTCTGTAGCGATTAATGGTATTTTTTGGTACGACCCTGCACTTTATTCAACAATTTATAGAATACTTCGATCGCGCGTTTTTGGAATGGAACCATCGGAAGCCATCGAAATGATGGAAGCCTGCTTCACCCAGGAAACAGAAGGATTGCATCGCAGTTACCAAACCCATCGCGAAGCGGTTGAATCTTACAAAGTTTATCTCGAACCCGTTGGTTATGGATGGAAAGAGAATAAAGAAATGGCAGTGATGGGTAGCAATTCCATTAGGCAATATCTGACGCTACAACAAAGGAAATTTTCCGCCGCGCGCAGGACACTGCTTCAATCCTCCCAGGATTAA
- a CDS encoding ZIP family metal transporter: MNPIAIGFLASLIAGLATAVGALPILLPIRLTQRIQAIALGLGGGVMLAASAFSLIIPGTEAALLQGYSQFGAAIVMSVGVAFGGFFLALIHKYLPHEHFSKGPEGTVPKNIQRVWLFIAAITLHNFPEGLAVGVNFGAGHIREGLPVAVGIGLQNLPEGLIVALSLVAEQYSVPYALGISLLTGLVEPVGGLMGASAVAIAQSLLPWAMAFAAGSMLFVISDEIIPESHNKGREQEATLGIMVGFIAMMLLDIGLG; encoded by the coding sequence ATGAATCCTATCGCGATCGGTTTTTTAGCGAGTTTAATTGCCGGTTTAGCAACCGCAGTCGGTGCGCTCCCCATTTTACTCCCCATTCGCTTAACCCAACGCATTCAAGCGATCGCGCTCGGATTGGGTGGCGGTGTAATGCTTGCTGCCAGTGCCTTTTCTCTAATTATTCCCGGTACGGAAGCTGCCCTCCTACAAGGGTATTCCCAATTTGGCGCAGCGATTGTAATGTCCGTTGGCGTTGCCTTTGGCGGGTTTTTTCTCGCACTCATTCACAAATATTTGCCCCACGAACACTTCTCAAAAGGGCCAGAAGGAACCGTTCCCAAAAACATCCAAAGGGTTTGGTTATTTATTGCAGCCATTACTCTTCATAACTTCCCTGAAGGACTTGCAGTTGGGGTAAACTTTGGTGCGGGTCATATTCGCGAAGGACTTCCCGTTGCGGTAGGAATTGGCTTGCAAAATCTCCCTGAAGGACTCATTGTTGCCCTTTCCCTAGTTGCCGAACAATACAGCGTTCCCTATGCACTGGGGATTTCCTTGCTCACAGGTTTAGTCGAACCCGTTGGCGGTTTAATGGGTGCAAGTGCTGTCGCGATCGCGCAATCTCTGTTACCTTGGGCAATGGCGTTTGCTGCCGGGTCAATGCTCTTTGTGATTAGTGACGAAATTATCCCCGAATCTCACAACAAAGGTCGCGAACAAGAAGCCACCCTAGGCATTATGGTGGGTTTCATTGCCATGATGTTACTCGACATTGGTTTAGGATAA
- a CDS encoding TrmH family RNA methyltransferase, translating to MLTSLQNPLVKQMRKLRSRKERHKQHLFLLEGTHLLEVAAQLGCPFTVLCGTPAWQQKHPQLWYRAQELAARTEIVSPEVLGALATTEHPDGVVAAVSRDGIGKMPQEPIALGLVLERLQDPGNLGTIVRTAAATKVEGIWLSEDSVDLDNPKVLRASAGEWFRVPTAVSSDLIEVIEHLRATGVQTIATLPQATQTYWDVDWKKPTVVVLGNEGTGLSEDLAALADERVRIPLNSGVESLNVAIAAALLLYEAQRQRLSV from the coding sequence ATGCTGACGAGTTTGCAAAACCCCCTAGTTAAGCAAATGCGGAAGTTGCGATCGCGCAAGGAACGACACAAGCAGCATTTGTTTTTGTTGGAAGGGACGCATTTATTGGAGGTTGCCGCTCAATTAGGGTGTCCCTTTACCGTTTTGTGTGGAACTCCGGCTTGGCAACAAAAGCACCCGCAACTTTGGTACCGAGCGCAAGAACTGGCAGCAAGAACGGAAATTGTCTCGCCGGAAGTACTGGGCGCGCTCGCGACGACGGAACATCCTGATGGGGTTGTCGCAGCCGTCTCCCGCGATGGGATCGGAAAAATGCCCCAGGAACCGATCGCGCTAGGATTAGTCTTAGAACGGCTGCAAGACCCCGGAAATTTGGGAACGATCGTTCGTACTGCTGCTGCAACGAAAGTGGAGGGAATCTGGTTGAGCGAGGATAGCGTGGATTTGGATAACCCCAAAGTGCTGCGTGCCTCTGCGGGGGAGTGGTTTCGCGTTCCTACAGCCGTGAGTTCTGATTTAATCGAGGTTATCGAACATTTGAGGGCAACGGGCGTACAGACGATTGCAACGCTGCCTCAAGCAACGCAAACGTATTGGGATGTGGATTGGAAAAAACCGACGGTTGTTGTCCTAGGGAATGAAGGGACGGGTTTATCTGAGGATTTGGCTGCTTTAGCAGACGAACGGGTTCGCATCCCCTTAAATTCGGGAGTAGAATCGTTAAATGTCGCGATCGCGGCGGCATTGCTCTTGTATGAGGCGCAACGGCAAAGGTTGTCGGTGTAG